One Littorina saxatilis isolate snail1 linkage group LG12, US_GU_Lsax_2.0, whole genome shotgun sequence genomic region harbors:
- the LOC138982203 gene encoding somatostatin receptor type 3-like has translation MSSRMRMNNVPLAQPVNSYGEMNVSQDANVNGTLLSAIVTYVYDEEGVGTTRIIYSSDEDFAAYADPVAEAAQLIQRHYLKVLCAVGLPGNIAALLAMAVLVRPPSANTFLLALLAVSDTLALLLKLVMNQLYFSLDRLSDHFCRCEMLTNVCSSYANWVLVLVAVERLVAVLLPFSRARFFTMHRLCALSVALAAAILAVHLPLIIGGVAVGRFRCGTTQAVSGYADQVWSWVNVTLYAFLPTSLLLLITLFLVLALRRAGNRREQLQGSVTCYVTSRASREARRTERTFTVMTLAAALLFVLMVLPQCLYFVLFHYTTVLQHLRHLPADKLTHQVTSLMADSTHAFNFYFYVISAKRFRHRLVLCVRNSLKRSSKHSGTSPPCTSVSRLSGRDVVSVVNGNSCCAERILLAQNGSSKNPQNSCGRNLLTVDISDKDAAKLTESLV, from the exons ATGTCCAGCAGAATGAGGATGAATAACGTTCCCCTGGCACAACCTGTGAATTCCTATGGCGAGATGAATGTTTCCCAAGATGCCAATGTCAACGGGACCTTGCTCTCAGCGATAGTGACTTACGTGTATGACGAAGAGGGTGTGGGTACCACCAGGATCATCTACAGTTCAGACGAAGACTTCGCGGCCTATGCGGACCCCGTTGCAGAGGCCGCCCAGCTGATCCAACGCCACTACCTCAAG GTGCTGTGCGCGGTGGGTCTGCCGGGCAACATTGCAGCTCTGCTGGCCATGGCGGTGTTGGTTAGGCCGCCCAGTGCCAACACCTTCCTGCTGGCGCTGCTCGCTGTCTCCGACACGCTGGCTTTGCTGCTCAAGCTGGTGATGAACCAGCTGTACTTCTCGCTGGACCGCCTGTCCGACCACTTCTGCCGCTGTGAGATGCTGACCAACGTGTGCAGCAGCTATGCCAACTGGGTGCTGGTGCTGGTGGCTGTGGAGCGACTGGTGGCCGTGCTGCTTCCCTTCAGTAGGGCGCGCTTCTTCACCATGCACAGACTGTGCGCGTTGAGCGTGGCCCTTGCGGCCGCCATCCTCGCCGTGCACCTGCCGCTCATCATAGGCGGCGTGGCCGTGGGCCGGTTTAGGTGCGGGACGACTCAGGCTGTGTCTGGCTACGCGGATCAGGTGTGGAGCTGGGTGAACGTGACGCTCTACGCCTtcctccccacctccctcctccTGCTCATCACCCTTTTCCTCGTGCTCGCTCTCCGGAGGGCCGGCAACCGGCGCGAGCAGCTGCAAGGCTCCGTCACGTGCTATGTGACGTCACGCGCCAGCCGAGAGGCGCGGAGGACGGAGCGGACCTTCACCGTGATGACGCTGGCCGCCGCCCTGCTGTTCGTGCTGATGGTGCTGCCCCAGTGTCTCTACTTCGTCCTCTTCCACTACACCACAGTGCTGCAACACCTCCGCCACCTGCCCGCCGACAAGTTGACGCACCAGGTCACCTCGCTGATGGCCGATTCCACGCACGCCTTCAATTTCTATTTCTACGTCATCAGTGCAAAGCGATTCCGACATCGTCTTGTGCTGTGCGTTCGTAACAGCCTGAAACGATCGTCCAAGCATTCCGGCACCTCGCCTCCGTGTACGTCCGTTAGTAGACTGTCAGGGCGGGATGTTGTCAGTGTTGTCAATGGGAACAGTTGCTGCGCAGAGAGGATTTTGCTAGCACAGAATGGCAGCAGTAAGAACCCACAGAATAGTTGTGGCCGGAATCTTCTTACGGTCGACATTTCTGACAAAGATGCTGCTAAACTAACGGAGAGTCTTGTTT